The genomic segment TGGTAGCGGCGTCCCTCCAGCGACGCGCCGCACTCGGTGCAGAACAGCTCGCCCGCCTCGTTGGATGTCGCGCCGCAGGCCCAGCAGCGCCGCCACGGCTCGCGGTCCACCACCTCGACCTCTGGGCCATCGCCGGCCACCTGCTCGTACCGACCGCCGAAGAGCGCCGGTGCGCCCGGCTGCTGGGGTTGCTGATCCATGCTGTGCTCTCTCTCCATATCTTGCGCGGGCGGGCTGCTGGGCAGCGCCGCCGCAGGGGCGTTCACATCGGGTGCCATAGGGTGATACGCAACAGGGGTGCTCAGTGTTGCGACCAGCCACTCGTCGTCGTGGGGGGCGGGGGCGGGCAGGGGCGGCGCAAGCGGGGACGCGCACTGGATACAGAAGCGCGCCGCACCTCGGTTCTTCGCGCCGCACGCCGGGCAGATCTGCATAGCTACCTCGGGTTCTCACACATGGGCAGGCGCAGCGCCTACCGCTCGGCCCGAATGATCACAACGCTGATGTTGTCGGAGCCACCGCGCTGGTTGGCCAGCGCGATCAGCTGGGCGCAGGCCGCGCCGGGGTCGGCCTGCTCGATGGCGATGCGCGCCAGCTCCTCGTCGCGCACGTAGCTGAACAGGCCGTCGGAGCAGATCAGCACCACATCGCCCGCCTCGATCGGCTCGGAGCGCGTGTCGACATCCACCGTTGGGTCGGTGCCCAGCGAGCGGTAGAGCAGGTTGCGCTGCGGGTGGGTGCGGGCCTCCTCGGCGGTGATCTGGCCGATGTCGACCAGCCGCGCCACCAGGCTGTGGTCGGATGTGAGCTGGGCGACCTTGGCGTTGTCCACTGTCACGCCCCGGGCGTTGATCAGGTAGGCGCGCGAGTCGCCCACCGAGGCGATGTGGATGCGCTCGCCCACGATCAGCACGACGGTGAGGGTTGTGCCCATGCCGCGCTGGGCCGCGTTCTGTCGCGACTCGTTGTAGATGCGGCGGTTGGCGAGGATGGCGGCGGCGCGCAGCAGCGACTCCCAGCCCGCATCGTCCGGCGGGCGGCGGCGGCCCAGGCTGGTGGCCAGCTCGTGCTGCAGCGCCTCGGCGGCGATCTGGCTGGCGCGCTCGCCCGCCGCCGCGCCGCCCATGCCGTCAGCCACGAGGCAGAGCTGGGCCTGGCTGCCATCGGGCAGGGCGATCGTGCCAGTGAAGATCGCGTCCTGGTTATTCCTGCGGATCTGGCCGATATCGCTCTGGGCGGCGATAGCAAACGTGAGGGGCAAAATAGGCACCATCGTTGGTTCCTCTGAGGGCGCGCTCGACATCGGCGCGCCGCAGCGCTGGCAGAACTTCGCCCCGCGGCGGTTGCCGCCGCCGCACGCCGGGCAGGCCATGTCGTAGGCGCGCAGCACCGGCATGCGCGTGGTGATGCGCATGGTGGTGCGGCCCTGGGCCAGCTGCTGCGAGAGGCTGAGCAGGATCTTGGAAAGCTCCTCGATCGCGCTGGCGGCCTGCGCCCTGGTCACGGTGTCGCCGCTGGCCAGCTGCTGCTGCCAGTGGCGGACGCCTGATTCTACCACGTTTACCAGCGCCTGCAGATCCAGGCTCTCGGCCTCGACCTCGACCTGGCCGGGCGCGGGCACAGCAAGCTCGGGGGCGGGCTGGGGCAGGGCGCGCCCGCACGACGGGCAGAAGCGCGACCGCGCCATGGTGGTCGCGCCGCAGTAGGGGCAGCGGGCGGTCGATGCCATAGTGTCCAACAGCCGAAGACATGCTCGCCGTTCGCGGCCTTCCCGCTTCGGTCGGGAAACCAACGGCCTACACGCGCGACCGACGCACGGGCATCGGGCGCACGAGCTATGGGGTATGACGTCGGCACGCGGCGCAGGGGTGCACCCGCTGTGCTACAATTTCCCCCAAACTTCCGGCAAATTATAGCACAGGAGCTGCGCGCGCCCCGGCCCACGCCCACGCGCCCGCCACCCATATGCGAATCGCATTCCTTGACTCATGGCTCCAGAACGCGGTCGACGGCAGCGGCACCGCCGCCTCGATCGGCGGCCTCGGGCAGGCGCTGCGCCGCCAGGGCCACACCGTCACCCGCTTCGGCCCCTTCACCCAGCGGCCCGCCAACCTCACGCTGCGGCGGCTGCTGTTTAACGCCCAGCTGCCCGCGCTGCTGCGCGCGCTGCGCTACGACCTGATCGTGGGCTTCGACATCGACGGCGTGCTGATCTCGGGCCGCAGCGGCAACACGCCCTATGTGTGCTGCGTGAAGGGCGTGATCGCCGAGGAGCTGCTGCACGAGCGCGGCCAGACGCGGGCGCTGTTCCAGGCGCTGGCGCGGCTGGAGCGCCACAACGCCCGCCACGCCGACATGGTGCTGACCGACACGGCCTACGCCCGCGCCGCGATCGGGCGGCACTACGGCGTGCCGGGGCGCAAGGTGCGGCTGGTGCCCGCCGGGATCGACCTGGCCCGCTGGCAGCGCATCGCCGAGGCGACGCCGCGCCAGAGCGACGGCGCGACCATCCTGTGTGTGGCCCGCCAGTACCCGCGCAAGCACGTGGCCGACCTGCTGCGGGCCATGCCGCTGGTGCGCCAGCAGGTGCCGCAGGCCCACGCGGTGATCGTGGGCGACGGGCCGGAACACGCCAGCCTGCGGGCGCTGGCGGGCGAGCTGGGCCTGGGCGAGGCGGTGCGGTTCCTGGGCGCGCTGCCCGATGACGACGAGGTGGCGCGCTGGTACCGCCGCGCCGACATCTTCTGCCTGCCCAGCGTGCAGGAGGGCTTCGGCATGGTGTTTGTGGAGGCCATGGCCAGCGGGCTGCCGGTGGTGGCCACGCTCTCGGCGGCCATCCCCGAGGTGGTGCCGCGTGGCCGCGCCGGGCTGCTGGTGCCGCCCGCGCAGCCGCAGGCCCTGGCGGCGGCCTTGGTCGATCTGCTGCGCAGCCCCGCGAAGCGCGCGGCCTTCGGCGACTTCGGCCAGCAGCATGTGGCCCAGTACGAGTGGGACAGGATCGCCCGCCTGTTCCTGGCCTCGGTGGCGCCGCTACTGCAGACCAGCGTGGGCGAGGTGAGCTAGGGCGAGCGGCCCCGCCCATCCGGCGAAGGCGCAAGAACCAGCGCGCTGGCCATGATCCAGCCCGCAGAGACGAGGCCAGCCGTACGAGGCGGCCTCGTTTTTCTCCCTCTATACCCACCACAATCTCAGGCCGACAAAAAACAAAAAAGGATTATTTTGGGCGTTCCTCTGCGGCGGGCTGGCTATCGCTGGTGAGGATTATGGCCAGCTGGCGATCGCAGCGCCTTCGCCGCATGGGCCAGGTGGGTAAGATTGGCACATCCCTCTTTCTAGAGCTTTTGTTCCCTTGGTGTCTTCGTGCCTTGGTGGTACGTTATCGTTCCCTTCGCGTCTTCGTGGTATTCGCCCCCTCCCGTTCCCTTGACCGCGCCAGAAAGATCGGCCACAATACCAGCATCGCAACCGCCGCACCCGCACACGAGGCCCCCCGCCTATGAGCAACCCGCCCCCCGCCCCCGCCCGGCTGCACTACCTGGATGGCATGCGCGCGCTGGCCGCGCTGGCCGTGGTGGCGCTGCACACCATGCAGATGTACGACACCCCGATGGACGGCGTGGCCGCGCCGCAGCTGCCGCTGCACCAGCCGTGGGCGCAGGCGCTCTACGCCGCGCTGCTGCAGCTCGTCATCCGCCTGGGCAGCGACGCCGTGCCGGTGTTCCTGGTGCTCTCGGGCTTCAGCCTGATGCTGCCTGCGGCGCGGGCGGGCGACGGCAGGCTGCCGGGCGGGGTGGGGCGGTTCTTTCTGCGGCGGGCTAGGCGCATCCTGCCGCCCTACTACGCCGCCGTGCTGCTGGCCTTCGCGCTGATCGCGGCGGTGCCATGGCTGGCCGAGCCGCGCGGGCTGTACTGGGATCTGGCGCTGCCCGCCACCTGGCAGGCGCTGCTGGCCCACCTGCTGCTGGTGCACAACGCCAGCTACGACTGGTACCTGAAGATCAACCCGCCGCTGTGGAGCATCGCGGTGGAGACGCAGATCTACCTGCTGTTCCCGCTGCTGCTGTGGGTGTGGCGAAAGTGGGGCACGCTGGCGCTGGCGGCGGCGGCGCTGGGCTACGGCGTGGTCGCCAACGACCTGCCCATACCGCTGCTGCCGCTCTCGCAGGGCAACTACGTGTGCATCTTTGGCATGGGCATGGCGGCTGCGGCCATCGGGTTCGCGCCGGGGCAGGGCTGGCTGCGGCGGCTGCCCTGGCCGCTGATCACGCTGGGTGCGGCGGCGGCCTACGCGGCGGTGTGCGCGGCCAGCATCGGGCGGCTGGCCCAGCTGCCGGGCTACGCGCCCATCCTGGTGGCGGGCGCGTCCATGGCCAGCGGCATGGTGGCCATGGCGCTGCGCGAGCAGGCGGGCAGGCCCGCCGGGCTGGTGCGCCGCGCCCTGGAGCGGCCCGCGCTGGTGGGGGTGGGCCGGTTCTCGTACAGCATCTACCTCATCCACGCGCCGCTGCTGGCGCTGGCGGCGGCGGCCACGCTGGCCTGGGGCATGCCAGCGCGGCTGGCCTACCCCGCGCTGGCGCTAGGCGGCTGGGCGCTGGTGCTGGCGGCCAGCTATGGCTTCTACCGCCTGATCGAGCTGCCCAGCATGGGCAGGCGCTAGGCCAGCGCCAGCGCGGCGCGGTAGCCGGGGATGGCCCGCACGGCCAGCGGGCGCAGCCCGGCCTGGTGGGCTATGGCTAGCAGCTCGGCCAGGGTGTAGGCCCGGCGGGCCGAGGCCAGGCCGTCGTGGCGGGTCAGGCGGTTGGCGCTGATCAGGTGGCCCAGCAGCCATGCCCCGGCCAGGCCCGGCCACGAGCGCAGCAGGTCGTTCAGCACCACGCCGTGGCGGGCCACGCGGCGCAGCTCGCGCAGCAGCGCCACGGCCTGGGGCGGCGCGAAGTGGTGCAGGGTGAACGAGCAGTGGGCCACGCCCACGCTGGCGTCGGCCAGGGGCAGCCGCAGCGCGTCGGCGGCGGCGTAGGCCACCCCGCCGCCGCGCATGGCCGCCATCCGCACGATCTGCGGGCTGATGTCCACCGCCAGCACACGTCCCGCGAAGGCGCGCGGCATGTCGCCGATCCCGCAGCCCACATCCAGCACATCCCACGCGGCGGGCTGCACAAATGCCGCAGCTGGTACCGCCCCGGTCAACTGTGCGGATTGTACAAAGCGCCGCACGGCCCACGTGCTCAGCCAGACGCCGCCGCCCAGGCGGTTGACCATAGACAGATCCAACAAATTCTCCAGCAGCTCGGCGTCGGCCAGGCCGGGCGCGTCGATCAGCTCCGGCTCATCCCTGCGGGGCAGCCCCACGGCCAGAATCGCGCCACCCCAGCGCCCGCCCCGCCCCATGTGGTCGGATGTGTCGCTATTTCGCATAAAGCGGTGAACCACAGCGCCTCTTGCTTTCTTTGCAAAAATCACAATAATGCTATAATAGCTCATCGTTCATTCTGCATAAATGCCGGGCCGTCTATTTGGTCAAGGCATACGATGAAGCAGAGACCCGGCACCCAGCCAGCCGTATCGTCAGCGGCCTGCGTGCCCGGCGCAGCGCTGTGGCTGCCAACCCCTGGTGTAATTTGCAATCTGCTTGGAAGCGCCCGCCCGCGCGAGCGACGCCGCCCGCGCCGTGCGCCGCGTGCCAAGCACCACTTTCGTTGAGCGACACTATGGCACCAGTCACCGTCCGCGATGTTGTACGCCTTGCCCTGCCGCCCGGCACCACGATCGTAGCCGGCAACAGCGGGCTTGCCCACCCCGTCACTTGGGTCGCCTCGCAGCGTGCCACGCCGCCGGTCTTCTCGAACCTGCGCGGCGGCGAGCTGGCGCTGGTCTCGGTGTCGGCGGCGCTGGCGCTGGATGACCAGCTCACCCTGCCGTCGCTGATCGAGCGACTGGCCCGGGTGCCGATCGCCGCCGTGGGGGCCATCGGCGAGATCAGCGAGGCCGCCCAGGCCGCCGCCGAGGATGCCCACATCCCCCTGCTGCACCTGCCCGACGACATCAACCCGCGCGAGGTCGAGCGCGAGGTGCAGCGGCTGATCAGCGACTACGAGGCCCAGCTCGACCGCCGCGCTGCCCAGCTGGGCAACCTGCTCACCCACCGCTCGCTGGCCGGCGCGGGGCTGCCGGGCCTGCTGGAGACGCTGGCCGAGCGCGTGGGGCAGGCCGTGGCCTGCTACAGCCTCAGCGGCGACATCCGCGCGATCAAGGGGCGCGGCTCCTCGCGCGTGGCGCTGCAGACGCTGCGGCCCACCGCGCCCGGCATCTACCAGCAGCTGGGCCAGCAGATCTGGGTGCAGCAGCTGGGCGCAAGCAGCGACCGCATGGGCTACCTGGCGATCGCAGGCCCCACCCTGGATGAGTGGGACAAGCTGGCCGCGCAGGCGGGTGCCGCCGCCATCGCGCTGGAGATCGCCAAGGAGCACGCGGTGCAGGCCGCCGAGGAGCGGCTGCGCGGCGACTTCGTGCAGGCCGTGCTGATGGGGCCGCCCGGCGACAGCGAGGCCCTGCTGCGCCGCGCCCAAGATCTCGGCTACGACCTGCGGGTGCCCCACGCGGCGGTGCTCTGCTCCACCAGCGGCAACGGCGCGCTCGATGAGCGCACCCTGGTGCGGCTGACCAGCGCGGTGAACAACGCGCTGAGCGCCCTGAACATGCCCGCCCCCACCATGCGCCGCGACGACGGCCTGCTGGCCTACATCCCCGTGCCCGAGCCGGGGCCGCGCGCCCGCGAGCTGGCCGAAAAGCTGCGTGTCCGCCTGTCCAACGACATCCCCACGATCGTGGTGGCGCTAGGCAAAGAGGCCGCCAACGTCACGGTGTGGTCGCGCTCGCTGCGCGAGGCCGAGCAGGCCATGATCCTCGGGCGGCAGCTGCTGGATAACGGGCGCGTGCTCGACTTCGGCGACCTGGGCGTGTACCGCCTGCTGTTCCTGCTGCGCGAGTCACCCGAGCTGTGGGATTTCTACCGCACCACGCTGGCCGCGCTGGCCGAGTACGACCAGAAGCAGCGCGCCGAGCTGCTGAAGACGCTGGAGGCCTTCTTCGCCAGCCTGGGCAACCTGGCCCAGACCGCCGAGGCGCTGCACGTGCACCGCAACACGCTGCTCTACCGGCTCAAGCGTATCGGCGAGATCAGCGGGCTGAATCTGGAAGACCCCGAGGAGCGCCTGGCGCTCTGGATCGCGCTCAAGGCCCACCGCGTGATGCGCACGCTCGACGCCACCCCCGACTAGCCCGCCCCCGCGCCGAGCGCTGAGATCGCCGCCTACCGAAGGAGCTAGCAATGCTTTCTCACGTCGATCCGCTCGCCGATCTCGCCGACCGCCAGGGGCTAGCGCGATTCGTCGATCAGCACATGCGCGCGCTGGGGGCCAGCGCCGCCAGCATGTTGCTGATCGAGATCGACATGTTCCCAAGCTACAGCGACCGCTACAGCGCCCAGGCCGCCGACCTGTGCCTGCGTGGCGTCGCCAGCACACTCCAGCGCCGCCTGCGCCACTATAGCGATCTGCTGGCGCGGCTGGAAGGCGCGACCTTCGCCGCGATCATCCAGGGCGGCGACGCCGAAACCGCCGCTCTGGTGGCCCAGCGCATGCAGGCGGCGGTCTACGCCCTAGGCATCCCCCACGCTGCCAGCCCCGCCGAGCGCGTGACCGTGAGCATCGGCGCGGCGGCGCGTCGCGACCTCGACCTGGATGCGCTGCTGGCCCAGGCCCAGGCCGCGCTGCAGCGCGCCAAGCAGGCTGGCCCGGGCGGCCTGAGCCGCTAGCACACCGCGAGGCCCCCAGGCGCATATGTGCCTGGGGGCCTCGCGATACCGGTGGCCCGACCCTAGGCCGCCACCTGCGCGCCCACAGCAAGCTCGCCGCGCACCACCTGGGTGTAGAAATCCTCGGTGATCGCACGGCCCGGGCAGCTGGGCTTGTTGTAGTCGCGGTGGCTAGAAAGCCCGCCCCAGCGCAGCAGCTCGGGGTGGGCGCACACCTGCTCGCCATGGGCAGTGGTGATGCAGCCGGGCCGCACGCCGTCGGCGTACATGTAGCGCAGGTCGAAGGTGCCCAAGCGGCGATGCAGCGCCTGCACCGCGCCGCGCACCATGCCCTGCACAGCGGCGGGCCAGCGCACCTGCTCGTAGTTTCCCACCACCTCGATCCCCACGCTGTAGTGCAGCTTGCCGCTGCGCTTGAACGAGTTGCCCCACTTGGCGTGGATGCCGATATCGCTCATCGGCGTCATCAGGTAGATGTAGCGCTCGTCGATGAACAGGTGCGGGCCGGCGCTCCAGCCCAGCGTGTTCTGGTAGTAGTTCTTCAGCACGCCCAGCTGGCGCAGCCGCTTGGCCTTGATCTGGATGGATGATAGGCCCTGCTCGTTGGCGTTCCAGACCTTCTTGGATGCGGCGCTCGGTGCCCAGGTGGTGGAGGGGTCGACCGTGTGGTGGAACACCACGAAGTCCGGCGGGATGGTGCCAAAGTTATAGGTCTTTAGGTAGGTGGTGAAGTCATCGATGGTCATCGCCATGTTCACAAACGGAAAGTTGGGCATCTCGCAATCCCCTCGTACACATAGTTGGGCATAGAGTAAAATCGCTTCTACCCCGTAGAACGCTGGGTGAGTTCACAAATAGGTTAGGTCTTAGGTAGGATCTCCACCTGACTATATTCCTCTATACTCGTTGGGCAACTCTGCTTTGAACCCATAGCTATTGTCCGAGCGCCAGATCACACAGCGAGCATCCTGCTATGCGCCACACGAGGCACCTGGCGCACGGCAGCCCGCCGCCCGCGTGGGGCTGCGCCGCGCTATGCTTGGGAAGAAAGGTTTTCGGAATGACTCGGGTTGATGTATTTGCTCTCGCGATGATGCTGGTGGGGGTACTGTGCATGTGCGGCGGGATCTTCGACTGGGCCTGGATGATCAACAGCCGCCGCGCCTGGATCATCCGCAAGATCTTCGGCTATATGGGCGCGCGCATCTACTACGTGGCCTGCGGTATGCTGCTGGTCTTCCTGGGCCTAGTCTCGCTGGCCCTGCGCCTGCGCGGCACCCTCTAGCCCTGGGCCATTCACCACAAAGACGCGGCGACACGAGAGGGCGAGCGGTCGCGGCACCATGGCGCAGGCACTGCTGGTGCCCGCTGGCGATGATCATGCCGCTGGCCAGCGCCTATGCGTTCTTGACTCACCAAGGATTCTTTACCACGAGGGCGCGAAGGCACGAAGATTCTTCGCGTCTTCGTGGTATTTGTTCCCGTTTGTTCCTTGGTGCCTTGGAGTCTTGGTGGTAAAACCTTCTGCCAGATGTCAGCGCATAGCCCATAACGCCCACCCGCCAGCGCTTGCGCCACGCAGCCCCCCATGCTATGCTATCGGCAACTCAGCAGAAGATAGCTATGCAACCGACATTCCCACGCCCAGCCCCCGCCGAGCGCTGCAGCATCTGCGGGGTGCCCCTGATCAGCGGGTACTACACCATCGACAGCCGCCGCGAGCGCTTCTGCGCCGAGTGCATGCGCACCCGCCCGCGCTGCTCGGGCTGCGGCATGCCCGTGGGCGAGGCCCACTGGACCCTGCACGACGGGCGCAATCTCTGCGCACGCTGCCACAGCATGGCTGTCTACGCCCCCGACGAGTCCCAGCGCCTCTACGACGCCACTGTCGACGCTATCGTGGCCCAGCTGGGGCTGGTGCTGCGCGTGGGCGTCAGCTTCCGCCTGGTGGATGTGCCCACCATGGCCCACGTGCGCGCCCAGGGCGGCGCGCCCCCCAGCGAGGCCCAGGTGCTGGGCGTCTACCAGCGCCAGGGCAGCCTGCGCGTGATCTACATGCTCTACGGCCTGCCCAAGCTGGTCTTCCGCACCACCGTGGCCCACGAGTACGCCCACGCCTGGCAGGGCGAGACATGCCCCCTGCTTGAGGACGAGGTGCTGCGCGAGGGCTTCGCCGAGTGGGTGGCCTACCACCACCTGCGCTGGCTGGGCTGCAGCCGCGCCGCCGAGGACATGCTCACATCCAACCACCCCTACCGCTCCATGCTCGAAAGCGTGCTGGCCATCGAGCGCCGCGTGGGCACCCAGGGCGTGATCAGCCACATCCTGGCCGTGGGGCGCGGGGCGGCCTAGCGGCAGCACACGGCCCTATCAACGCCCCACGCAGCGGCGTGCGGTAGGCATTGGCACATTGCCTTTCCCACCCGGCCCATGCGCAAAGGCGCTGCTGATGCACACTGGCCGTATGCGCCAGCAGCAGCGGCCTGGCCCATCCGGCGAAGGTGCAGCTATGGGCCTGCTGGCCATACGCCCAATCGCAGCAGGAAGGCAATGCCCAGCGCAGGCAGGCCGATTTTCCTCCCTGTTCTCCGCTTCGTACCCACACTCCTTCGTGGTATTTCCCCCGTTTCCCCTTCGGGCCTTCGCGTCTTCGTGGTTAAAAATCTCCGGTAGATCGAACGCGCAAGGCTCTGATCAAGAGCGCACCGCCTGTGCGCCAGCGGCGGCACTTGGCGTATAATAGCCAGCATGCCAAAGCTCTCGATCAACCTGTCGCCCGCCTTCGCCGCCCTCGGACCCCAGCGCGAGCCGCAGCTGTGCTACGCCCTGGCCCACCTGCGCGGCGAGTCCCTGGCCGACCACGCCGTCGAGTGGGCGCTGGTGGCCGACGCCAGCCGCTCCATGCGCATCCCGATCGTCGACGACGCGCAGTTCCGCGCCCTCATCCGCGAGGGCGGCGCGCAGGAGACCATGGTCGACGGTGTGGCCGTGTGGCAGCTGAATGCGCCCATCCCCCCCGAGCTGCGCGCCGCAGCCCGCAGCCCGCTCGACCATGTAGCCCACGCCCTGCACAGCCTGCTTGAGCGGCTTGGCGACGCCGATCGCTTCGCCCTAGTGGCCTGCGCCGAGGATGCCCTGCTGCTGCTGGGCAGCACCCCAGGCGACTCGCGCGCCGAGCTGGCCCACGGCATCGAGCGCCTGCGCACGCTCAACCTGGGCGACGAGACCGACCTGGCCCAGGGCATCGAGCTGGCGCTGGAGCACGTGTCGCGCGGGCGCGTGCTGCTGCTCACCGACGGCTTCACCCGCCGCCCCGAGCGCTGCCTAGAGCTGGCGGCCTACGCCGCCCAGCGCGGCATGGCCATCTCCACCATCGGCCTGGGCAGCGACTTCCAGGAGGATCTGCTCACCGCCATCGCCGACCAGAGCGGCGGCCAGGCCCACTTCGCCCACAAGGCCAGCGACATCCACCCGGCCATCGCCAGCGAGCTACGGGCGGCGCGCGCAGCGGCGGGCGGCCTCTCCGCCACCATCGCACCAGCCTCGGGGGCCACCCTGCGCCGCGTCACCCGCATCCGCCCCGCGCTCAGCGTGCTGCACGACGCGCCCACCCAGCAGCCCGCCAGCATCCGCCCCGGCGACGCCCTAGGCGAGGGCATCGCCTTGCTGATCGAGCTGCTGGTGCCCGCCGACATCGAGAGCCGCGCCGCGCTGGCCAGCATCACCCTGCAGGCCCCCGGCAGCGCACCGGCATCCGCCCAGCTCACCGTGCGCCGCTACGCCCAGCCGCAGGCCCTGCCCGCCGACGTGCGCGAGGCCGCCGCCCGCGCCAACATCGCCCGCCTGCAGCGCCGCGCCGCCGACGCCGTGGCCGCAGGCCGCCCGCACGACGCCGCCCGCATGCTGGCCACCGCCGCCGATCAGCTCGGCGCGCTGGGGGCCGAGCAGCTGGCCCAGGCCAGCCGCGAGCAGGCCGCCGCGCTCGCCACCATCGGCCAGACCGATACGCTCCGGCTCAAGGAGATCACCTACGCCACCCGCCGCCTCGCCTAGCGCGGCAGCCGCTGGCGCGCTTCGCTCGCCCTTCGCACAGGTTCGCCCGCAGAAACAAAGGATTGCACTGTTATGACAACCGATCAGTCCCAGCGGCCAGGGCGCTATGGCCCCTATGGCGGAAGCTACATCCCCGAGACCCTGGCCCCCGCCGTGGCCGCGCTAGAGCAGGCCTACGAGCAGGCCAAGCACGACCCAAGCTTCTGGGATGCATTCAACGCGCTCCAGCGCACCTACACCGGCAGGCCCACCCCCATCACCTACGCCCGCCGTCTCTCCGAGCACCTCGGCGGCGCGCAGATCTACCTCAAGCGCGAGGATCTGGCCCACACCGGCGCGCACAAGATCAACAACGCCCTGGGCCAGGGCCTGCTGGCCCAGCGCATGGGCAAGACCCGCATCATCGCCGAGACTGGCGCAGGCCAGCACGGCGTGGCCACCGCCGCCGTGTGCGCCATGCTGGGCATGGAGTGCATCGTCTACATGGGCACCGACGACATCGAGCGCCAGAAGCCCAACGTCTTCCGCATGCGCCTGATGGGCGCCGAGGTGCGCGGCGTCACCACCGGCAGCCGCACGCTCAAGGATGCCGTGAACGAGGCCATGCGCGACTGGGTGACCAACCCCGACTCGTACTACCTGCTCGGCTCGGCCCTGGGGCCGCACCCCTACCCCCTGATGGTGCGCGACTTCCAGAGCGTGATCGGACGCGAGGCCCGCGCCCAGATTCTAGAGGCCGCAGGCAAGCTGCCCAATGTGGTGATCGCCTGCGTCGGCGGCGGCTCCAACGCCATCGGCATCTTCCACGGCTTCCTGGATGACGAGAGCGTGGACCTGCGCGGCGTGGAGGCGGGCGGGCGCAGCGGCGAGCTAGGCCAGCACGCCGCCCGCTTCAGCGGCGGTCGCCCCGGCGTGTTCCAGGGCACCCGCAGCTATGTCCTGCAGGACAGCGACGGCCAGATCGCCAGCACCCACAGCATCTCGGCGGGCCTCGACTACGCCGCCGTCGGCCCCGAGCACGCCCTGCTGCACGACGAGGAGCGCGCCTTCTACACCTCGGCCACGGATGTCGAGGCCCTGGAGGCCTTCCAGACCCTCTCCAAGCAGGAGGGCATCCTGCCCGCGCTGGAAAGCTCGCACGCCCTGGCCGACGCCATCCGCCTGGCCCCCACCATGCGCAAGGATGAGATCATCCTGGTGAACCTGTCGGGCCGTGGCGACAAAGACATCTTCAGTGTGGCCGACGTGCTGGGCGTGGAGATCTAGGCCCTCACCTAGGGTTACGTTTCTGCGCAGGGCATTGAGATGTGGCTGCATACCTTATCCAGCGTGCTAGGGCATGCGCGACCCTTGTCCCATGCTGCCGCCGGACACAGGAACGCTTGATGTTGCCGCACCCTCGTCGTGCGCTGCCACGCCAACGATAGAATCCGTACTGTAGGGCGGGCTTCGTGCCCGCCT from the Chloroflexia bacterium SDU3-3 genome contains:
- a CDS encoding Stp1/IreP family PP2C-type Ser/Thr phosphatase; this translates as MARSRFCPSCGRALPQPAPELAVPAPGQVEVEAESLDLQALVNVVESGVRHWQQQLASGDTVTRAQAASAIEELSKILLSLSQQLAQGRTTMRITTRMPVLRAYDMACPACGGGNRRGAKFCQRCGAPMSSAPSEEPTMVPILPLTFAIAAQSDIGQIRRNNQDAIFTGTIALPDGSQAQLCLVADGMGGAAAGERASQIAAEALQHELATSLGRRRPPDDAGWESLLRAAAILANRRIYNESRQNAAQRGMGTTLTVVLIVGERIHIASVGDSRAYLINARGVTVDNAKVAQLTSDHSLVARLVDIGQITAEEARTHPQRNLLYRSLGTDPTVDVDTRSEPIEAGDVVLICSDGLFSYVRDEELARIAIEQADPGAACAQLIALANQRGGSDNISVVIIRAER
- a CDS encoding glycosyltransferase family 4 protein; translated protein: MRIAFLDSWLQNAVDGSGTAASIGGLGQALRRQGHTVTRFGPFTQRPANLTLRRLLFNAQLPALLRALRYDLIVGFDIDGVLISGRSGNTPYVCCVKGVIAEELLHERGQTRALFQALARLERHNARHADMVLTDTAYARAAIGRHYGVPGRKVRLVPAGIDLARWQRIAEATPRQSDGATILCVARQYPRKHVADLLRAMPLVRQQVPQAHAVIVGDGPEHASLRALAGELGLGEAVRFLGALPDDDEVARWYRRADIFCLPSVQEGFGMVFVEAMASGLPVVATLSAAIPEVVPRGRAGLLVPPAQPQALAAALVDLLRSPAKRAAFGDFGQQHVAQYEWDRIARLFLASVAPLLQTSVGEVS
- a CDS encoding acyltransferase, with the protein product MSNPPPAPARLHYLDGMRALAALAVVALHTMQMYDTPMDGVAAPQLPLHQPWAQALYAALLQLVIRLGSDAVPVFLVLSGFSLMLPAARAGDGRLPGGVGRFFLRRARRILPPYYAAVLLAFALIAAVPWLAEPRGLYWDLALPATWQALLAHLLLVHNASYDWYLKINPPLWSIAVETQIYLLFPLLLWVWRKWGTLALAAAALGYGVVANDLPIPLLPLSQGNYVCIFGMGMAAAAIGFAPGQGWLRRLPWPLITLGAAAAYAAVCAASIGRLAQLPGYAPILVAGASMASGMVAMALREQAGRPAGLVRRALERPALVGVGRFSYSIYLIHAPLLALAAAATLAWGMPARLAYPALALGGWALVLAASYGFYRLIELPSMGRR
- a CDS encoding methyltransferase domain-containing protein, with the protein product MSYYSIIVIFAKKARGAVVHRFMRNSDTSDHMGRGGRWGGAILAVGLPRRDEPELIDAPGLADAELLENLLDLSMVNRLGGGVWLSTWAVRRFVQSAQLTGAVPAAAFVQPAAWDVLDVGCGIGDMPRAFAGRVLAVDISPQIVRMAAMRGGGVAYAAADALRLPLADASVGVAHCSFTLHHFAPPQAVALLRELRRVARHGVVLNDLLRSWPGLAGAWLLGHLISANRLTRHDGLASARRAYTLAELLAIAHQAGLRPLAVRAIPGYRAALALA
- a CDS encoding PucR family transcriptional regulator yields the protein MAPVTVRDVVRLALPPGTTIVAGNSGLAHPVTWVASQRATPPVFSNLRGGELALVSVSAALALDDQLTLPSLIERLARVPIAAVGAIGEISEAAQAAAEDAHIPLLHLPDDINPREVEREVQRLISDYEAQLDRRAAQLGNLLTHRSLAGAGLPGLLETLAERVGQAVACYSLSGDIRAIKGRGSSRVALQTLRPTAPGIYQQLGQQIWVQQLGASSDRMGYLAIAGPTLDEWDKLAAQAGAAAIALEIAKEHAVQAAEERLRGDFVQAVLMGPPGDSEALLRRAQDLGYDLRVPHAAVLCSTSGNGALDERTLVRLTSAVNNALSALNMPAPTMRRDDGLLAYIPVPEPGPRARELAEKLRVRLSNDIPTIVVALGKEAANVTVWSRSLREAEQAMILGRQLLDNGRVLDFGDLGVYRLLFLLRESPELWDFYRTTLAALAEYDQKQRAELLKTLEAFFASLGNLAQTAEALHVHRNTLLYRLKRIGEISGLNLEDPEERLALWIALKAHRVMRTLDATPD
- a CDS encoding diguanylate cyclase; translation: MLSHVDPLADLADRQGLARFVDQHMRALGASAASMLLIEIDMFPSYSDRYSAQAADLCLRGVASTLQRRLRHYSDLLARLEGATFAAIIQGGDAETAALVAQRMQAAVYALGIPHAASPAERVTVSIGAAARRDLDLDALLAQAQAALQRAKQAGPGGLSR
- a CDS encoding N-acetylmuramoyl-L-alanine amidase, encoding MPNFPFVNMAMTIDDFTTYLKTYNFGTIPPDFVVFHHTVDPSTTWAPSAASKKVWNANEQGLSSIQIKAKRLRQLGVLKNYYQNTLGWSAGPHLFIDERYIYLMTPMSDIGIHAKWGNSFKRSGKLHYSVGIEVVGNYEQVRWPAAVQGMVRGAVQALHRRLGTFDLRYMYADGVRPGCITTAHGEQVCAHPELLRWGGLSSHRDYNKPSCPGRAITEDFYTQVVRGELAVGAQVAA